From the Capnocytophaga sp. oral taxon 878 genome, the window GAGACAAATGTGTAGTAATTGATGGCTTAAAGAACTACATTGTTGTGGATAGAGATGATGTGCTCTTGATTTATCCTAAAGCTAAAGAACAAAATATTAAAGAAATAGTAAACGAGGTAAAAAGCAAATGGGGACTGCATTAAGAGCCTTACTTAAAAATGCGGGGTATAAATTAATTCCACTAGAAGTTACCCTTACACAACACTTAATAGCTGATGTAAAGTTAAATAAAGTGAAAGGAAGGTTTATTGTAGATACTGGAGCCTCACAGACTTGTATAGGAAAAGAATTTGAATCTTATTTTAGATTACAGACTCAAACAACAGAAATAAAGGCTATAGGAGCAGGTGCCAATCATTTAGATACACATATTTCGGAAGATAATTATTTAAAAGTAGGGGAGGTAGGTTTTAATCACCTCCCCTTACTTTTGATAGATATGAGCCATATTAATAATGCTTTTGCTGAAATAGGAGTTACAGAAGTACAGGGTATTATAGGCGCTGATATATTATTGCAATGTAAAGCTATTATTGATTATCAGGAGAAAACATTGTACTTACAACCCTAATGGTATGACAGGCTACAACTGCAGCTGTTTCTGTACGCAAGCGGGTATCTCCTAATGATATAGGTTGAAATCCGAGAGATAAGGCTTTTTCTATTTCGTTACTAGAAAAATCACCTTCCGGACCAATAAGTACAGTAATATGCTGCTGAGAAGGTTTAATAGCTTGTGAGAATAATACTTTTTGGTTCTCTTGACAATGAGCAATATACTTGGCTGTAGAAGAATCTTCTATTTGCTTAAAAAAAATATTAGAGTTAATAGGCGCATTTAGCTTAGGTAAATAATATTGGAGCGATTGCTTCATAGCCGAAAGGATAATCTTCTCAAAACGTTCGGTTTTAATAATAGTACGTTCGGAATGTTCACAAATAATAGGGGTTACCTCATTGATACCAATTTCGGTAGCTTTTTCTAAAAACCATTCATAACGTTCATTCATTTTAGTAGGGGCTACCACTAAATGTATATATGGTGAAGGTGGTAGCAGAGACTCATTACTGAGAATTGTAACCTCACATTGCTTAGGAGAAGCAAAGGAAAGTTGCCCTATAAATACAAGCCCTTTACCATTGGTGATATGTAAAATATCACCTTCTTTTTTGCGCAATACCTTTGCAATATGCTGACTTTCTTCTTTACCAAAAAGGTAATTTGAAGCATTTTCACTAATGTTTTCGGCATAAAATAATTGTATACTCATAATCAATTTCCTTAAGTATAATAAGCGTTATTGGGGTGCAAAGATAGTACAAAATAAAAAAAAATACGTTTTTTATTTTGTAATTATAAAATTTGCCTTACATTAGCCGCCGAAAAACAAACTAATTAATATGAAGCGTATTATAGTTGATTACAACAAATTAACCAATGAAATCCTTGCAATGCTGGTTGAAAAATACCCTGATGGGTATACTGATGCAGATGTGATTCGTTTTAAGAATGCAAAGAATGAAACTGTTGATGCCTTAGAAGTACGCACTGATGACACTATCTATTTAGTAAAAGTAAGTACTCGCTTGGCAGACACTATGGAAAACTTTGACGAAGACGATGACTTTATGAATAACGAAAATGATGATATAGGCGTGGGAGGATTGGATATTCCTGACGACTCATCAATTGATGAAGATTAAGGAGTATGACTGCTACCTATATACCCTATAAAGAGATTCGCTTTTTCTCGAAACTCATTACTGATTATGTAAATGAGGAGGAGAAATTGTGCCCTTTTTACAATAATTTTCCTTCCTTATTGCAATTCAAAAAGCAAATTAATGAGAAAGAATATGATTTTTCAGATCAAAAACGCAATACATTAGTAGCAAGTCTTAAAAGACAGTATGCTGAGGTAAAAACAACACCTAAAGTGTTAAAGAACATAGAGCTTTTATCTAAGGAAAATACCTTTACTATTACAACAGGACATCAGTTAAGTTTGTTTACTGGTCATCTTTATTTTATTTACAAGATTATATCAGTAATTAACACTGCTAAACAGTTATCGGATTTCTATACTGATTACCACTTTGTTCCTGTATATTGGATGGCTACAGAAGATCACGATTTTGAAGAAATTAACCATTTCCACCTTAGTAATCGCACAATTAGCTGGCATAGTGAACAAAAAGGAGCAATAGGTAATTTTTCCACCAATACTCTTGAAGCTGTATTCCAAACCTTTGATAAAGCAATAGGATTAGGGAAGAATGCCGATGCCCTACGTACTCTTTTTAATGATAGCTATCTAAAAAATAACAACTTAGCTGAAGCTACTCGCTACTTGGTAAATGCTCTTTTTGAGGAATATGGAGTAGTAATAATTGATGGAAATGATAAAACTTTGAAACAACAGTTCATTTCTTACATAGAAGATGATTTACTACATAGTATAGCTCATAAAGAAGTTACTAAAACAATAAATAAACTGCAAATTATTGATAAAAACTACCCTATCCAAGTAAATCCTCGTGAGATAAATATATTTTACCTTACCAAAGATGGGCGACACCGAATAGTACGTACTGACAATAGCTTTGAGGTACATGACACTACTATTCGTTTTTCAAAAGAAAGTATTTTAGAAGAATTACATACATATCCTGAAAGATTTTCTCCTAATGTATTATTACGACCTCTTTATCAAGAAATAATATTACCTAACTTAGCTTATATTGGGGGGGGAGGAGAAATAGCCTATTGGTTGGAGTTAAAAAGCTTTTTCAAAGCAGAAAAAGTACCTTTCCCTATGTTAATGCTGCGAAACTCAGCTATGCTTATATCAAAATTACAAGCTGATAAATTACAAAAATTACAACTCTCTACACATGATTTATTCTTAACACCTAATGATTTAAAAAATAAGAAAGCCCAACAACTAAGTGAATTTCCTATTGATTTTTCTCCTCAAAGGGAAGTGTTACAACAACAGTTTACTGCTTTGCATGAGTTAGCTTTCCATACTGATATTACTTTCCTAAATGCAGTAAAAGCACAAGAAGTACGCCAGCTAAAGGGGTTAGATATATTAGAAAAGCGCCTTTTAAA encodes:
- a CDS encoding retropepsin-like aspartic protease — its product is MGTALRALLKNAGYKLIPLEVTLTQHLIADVKLNKVKGRFIVDTGASQTCIGKEFESYFRLQTQTTEIKAIGAGANHLDTHISEDNYLKVGEVGFNHLPLLLIDMSHINNAFAEIGVTEVQGIIGADILLQCKAIIDYQEKTLYLQP
- a CDS encoding 16S rRNA (uracil(1498)-N(3))-methyltransferase — encoded protein: MSIQLFYAENISENASNYLFGKEESQHIAKVLRKKEGDILHITNGKGLVFIGQLSFASPKQCEVTILSNESLLPPSPYIHLVVAPTKMNERYEWFLEKATEIGINEVTPIICEHSERTIIKTERFEKIILSAMKQSLQYYLPKLNAPINSNIFFKQIEDSSTAKYIAHCQENQKVLFSQAIKPSQQHITVLIGPEGDFSSNEIEKALSLGFQPISLGDTRLRTETAAVVACHTIRVVSTMFSPDNQ
- the bshC gene encoding bacillithiol biosynthesis cysteine-adding enzyme BshC; this encodes MTATYIPYKEIRFFSKLITDYVNEEEKLCPFYNNFPSLLQFKKQINEKEYDFSDQKRNTLVASLKRQYAEVKTTPKVLKNIELLSKENTFTITTGHQLSLFTGHLYFIYKIISVINTAKQLSDFYTDYHFVPVYWMATEDHDFEEINHFHLSNRTISWHSEQKGAIGNFSTNTLEAVFQTFDKAIGLGKNADALRTLFNDSYLKNNNLAEATRYLVNALFEEYGVVIIDGNDKTLKQQFISYIEDDLLHSIAHKEVTKTINKLQIIDKNYPIQVNPREINIFYLTKDGRHRIVRTDNSFEVHDTTIRFSKESILEELHTYPERFSPNVLLRPLYQEIILPNLAYIGGGGEIAYWLELKSFFKAEKVPFPMLMLRNSAMLISKLQADKLQKLQLSTHDLFLTPNDLKNKKAQQLSEFPIDFSPQREVLQQQFTALHELAFHTDITFLNAVKAQEVRQLKGLDILEKRLLKAQKRKYSNELERITTLQTELFPNGTLQERFANFSDFYLTKGNNLISELVANLDPFKYQFAIVEY